The following is a genomic window from candidate division WOR-3 bacterium.
ATTATACAAAGCATTTATACCAATCGTATTTGTTTGGTCTTCAATGCCAACCGTATTCGATATATAATTATTGGCAGTAAGATATTGGAAAACTATCTCATTATCACCAGTATAAGTCCTCACTGTTGTATCATAAATGACTATCTGAAACTTGTCCCATTGCTCTCTTGGATTATAATAATGAACACTATCCCATTCCAAAATCATCCGGTGATTTAAGGTATCATAATAGAACCAAATACCATTACCCGTCGGTGGATATAAATCATCCCAATTAACACATATCATCGCACTCGGATTTGTTGATGTCGGGTCAGGTAATGGTTGATTGGTATAAACTGTTGAAGTTGTATAGACAGGCGTAATCCAACCATTGCCACAAACTGATAATTGACCAGTATATAAAGTACCATAATATCTAAATGGGAATGGTAAATTAATTTGGATTGTCTGATCATCCTGAGTTATTGGCAACTGCACACCAACATTTCTTATCTCAATCCATTCAAATTCTGGACATTCAATATAAAAAGTATCAACATTATCATATGCCCAATATCTCGGGGGTCTTCTTGGACCATCAGGAATTGGATCAGTAACGAAACCCATCTCGCCAACAATAATTTCAAAAGGCTTAACAAACTCCCAACTTTGAGAATGGATAATCAATGTGCAAGAAACAGGATATTCTCTTGGTACCGAAGCATCTGTATAAACTTTGTATTTATCAAAAGTATTATATTTTATACTATCTTTTAAAATTGTATCGTAACTTCCAAAAGAATCTAAAATTATAAATCTGGGATCAGCCGATTTTAAGATAGCATACACATTGTAACCATTTCCTAAGCCAATGTTTTTAATTCCAATAGCAATATAGGCAGTTTCTCCTGGATCAAGTTTTCTATTATTATTTCCACCGGGGGTTGAATCCCAAACAATTATTCCCATTGGTGAGAGTATTGGTGCGCCAATTTTAATGTTTAAAGGACTTACCCAAGTTGATTCCAAGGTATCAACAATTACTAATTCTATTGGTAAAACATATCCATTAGTACAAGCTGGGGAAACAACAAGATTGAAACCATCTTCACCAGTAAAAGCAGAATCGTTAGGCAAAATTGTTCCAAAATATTTAACTGAATCATAAAAAACAACATTCGTATCAGGTCTTGTATGACGAATAATACCCTTTACTCCTTCCAAGGGATAATTGCTAAAACTTTTTATCCAGATAGGCATTTCACAAGACTCACCAGGATTTAAAATTCCGTCACCATTGCCTAAAGGTGGGGTATCAATTATTATATGCCTCTGATACATTGCACCGGAAGGAATTGGTTGGGCAAGAGTAGCTAAGGTGGCTACCATACATTTAATAACTTGTGTTAAGAATAAAGTATCAAATTCCGGAGCGGTAATTCTATCTCTTGTTGAATGATAATTAGGCGAAAAATTACCTTCATGAACCATTATTGCTTCAAAACCACGAGAATAATAAGAATAATGGTCAGAATTAGCTGGTGCGGTATTACTCCTGCCAATTCTTAAACCAATGTTATATCTCTGATTACAAACTATAAAAGTATCACCCATTGCAATTGAACCAATCCGATTTCCATTGTAAACGGTTACCGAATCTCGATTTGTCATTTCCGTGGCAATCATATCGCCATTAATAACTCCTAAAAGCGAATCTCTTCTTTGTCTAATTGACTCGGCATGAGCAGCACTGCCATATAATCCTTGTTCTTCCGCATTCCAGCCAATAAATTTAATTGAGTATTTAAAAGGATAACGACTAAGATATTTTGCCGCAATTAGTGCCGCAACGGTACCCGAAGCATTATCATCGGCACCCGGTGCATAAACCGAAGATTGTTCGGAAACACAATCCATATGACCGCCAATAATCCAATATTTATGTGGATAAACCAAACCTCTTTTTGTAGCAACAATATTGCTTTCCGAACGAAAAGGATGAAAATTAATAGAATCTAAATTGAATTCCTGAAATCTTTCATAAAGATAAAAGAGAGCTGACGAATTTTTTGGCGAATAAGTATAACGAGTTTTTATAGTATCCTCTCGCCCCCTAATTATTACCGGAACTTCTCCACTTAGTTCCCTTATAAATTGGGCGATTTCGCTGGGTGTAATACGGTCAATAATCTGACGAATTATCGGATTTTCCTTTCCATAATTTTTAGGAAAATAAACCGACATCTCATACTCTTCAGGAATAACAACAGGCATCATAGAAACGTGGGCAATCTCGAATCCCAAAGATGATAAAAAGTTAGCCTTTTCCTCATCAATGTTCACAAGAAAAGCACTTCTCTCTTCTAATAAAATTTCTCCATATCTTCGAATAATTTCTCTGGCATCAGATTTTTCTAAATAGGAAGAAGGATAAACAATATAAAGTTCGCCCTTCTTTAAAGGAAAAGAAGATAAAGGAGAGTATGGAAAATTTAATAAATTGATTTTATCTGCCG
Proteins encoded in this region:
- a CDS encoding M20/M25/M40 family metallo-hydrolase — protein: MRKFFIISLLIVSGFSFSQEFLVRIPFSYVKQVKESPVIPIAFFDNSIIGIISADKINLLNFPYSPLSSFPLKKGELYIVYPSSYLEKSDAREIIRRYGEILLEERSAFLVNIDEEKANFLSSLGFEIAHVSMMPVVIPEEYEMSVYFPKNYGKENPIIRQIIDRITPSEIAQFIRELSGEVPVIIRGREDTIKTRYTYSPKNSSALFYLYERFQEFNLDSINFHPFRSESNIVATKRGLVYPHKYWIIGGHMDCVSEQSSVYAPGADDNASGTVAALIAAKYLSRYPFKYSIKFIGWNAEEQGLYGSAAHAESIRQRRDSLLGVINGDMIATEMTNRDSVTVYNGNRIGSIAMGDTFIVCNQRYNIGLRIGRSNTAPANSDHYSYYSRGFEAIMVHEGNFSPNYHSTRDRITAPEFDTLFLTQVIKCMVATLATLAQPIPSGAMYQRHIIIDTPPLGNGDGILNPGESCEMPIWIKSFSNYPLEGVKGIIRHTRPDTNVVFYDSVKYFGTILPNDSAFTGEDGFNLVVSPACTNGYVLPIELVIVDTLESTWVSPLNIKIGAPILSPMGIIVWDSTPGGNNNRKLDPGETAYIAIGIKNIGLGNGYNVYAILKSADPRFIILDSFGSYDTILKDSIKYNTFDKYKVYTDASVPREYPVSCTLIIHSQSWEFVKPFEIIVGEMGFVTDPIPDGPRRPPRYWAYDNVDTFYIECPEFEWIEIRNVGVQLPITQDDQTIQINLPFPFRYYGTLYTGQLSVCGNGWITPVYTTSTVYTNQPLPDPTSTNPSAMICVNWDDLYPPTGNGIWFYYDTLNHRMILEWDSVHYYNPREQWDKFQIVIYDTTVRTYTGDNEIVFQYLTANNYISNTVGIEDQTNTIGINALYNNTYHRACAPIVAGRAVKFTTDTIGYIGVKEYISLVKKINPKTIPTIQKGKFLLNPKDNLKLTIYEITGKKIFEGKIEKNWQRKLPNGIYYIIITQENEKIKKKIIYIK